The proteins below are encoded in one region of Juglans microcarpa x Juglans regia isolate MS1-56 chromosome 4D, Jm3101_v1.0, whole genome shotgun sequence:
- the LOC121260201 gene encoding disease resistance protein Roq1-like: MAGVGKTTLAKVICDRISYQFEASSFIACIREETRNRGLDSLQKQLLSKIFMERAINIWDDREGMSMIRNRLCYKKVFLVLDDVDRVEHQTALAGSHDWFGLGSRIILTSRDNHLLKRHGVNDIYKVNELNKDEALQLFSWVAFKKPHPQENYVDLSKGFVKYAQGLPLALKALGSSLFGRGTNAWKGAWDQLKANPNKGILDILQVGFDRLEDLQKKLFLDIACFFNGEVLDNILMDILESFGYYPYLNIEILIEDA, translated from the coding sequence ATGGCAGGAGTGGGTAAGACAACTTTGGCAAAAGTCATTTGTGATAGAATATCTTACCAATTTGAAGCTAGCAGCTTTATTGCCTGTATTAGAGAAGAAACTAGAAATCGTGGTTTAGATTCTTTACAAAAACAACTTCTTTCTAAGATTTTCATGGAAAGGGCAATAAATATATGGGACGATCGTGAGGGAATGAGTATGATAAGAAATAGACTAtgttataaaaaagtatttttagtcCTTGACGATGTGGACAGAGTAGAACATCAAACAGCATTAGCAGGGAGCCATGATTGGTTTGGTCTGGGGAGTAGAATCATTTTAACAAGCAGAGATAACCATCTATTGAAAAGACATGGAGTGAATGATATCTATAAGGTCAATGAGTTGAATAAAGATGAAGCATTGCAGCTCTTTAGTTGGGTAGCTTTCAAGAAACCCCATCCTCAAGAAAATTATGTGGATTTATCCAAAGGCTTTGTGAAATATGCTCAAGGCCTTCCTTTAGCTCTCAAAGCTTTAGGGTCCTCCTTGTTTGGTAGAGGAACAAATGCATGGAAAGGTGCTTGGGATCAACTGAAAGCAAATCCTAATAAAGGAATTTTAGATATACTTCAAGTAGGTTTTGATAGATTGGAGGATTTGCAAAAGAAATTGTTTTTAGATATTGCTTGTTTTTTCAATGGAGAGGTCTTAGATAACATTTTAATGGATATATTAGAAAGTTTTGGTTACTACCCATACCTCAATATTGAAATTCTCATAGAGGATGCATGA
- the LOC121260202 gene encoding uncharacterized protein At4g02000-like, with the protein MEDLEVRWKQLRFSSEEEVVLEIPVEEEEEVLRKGERSLIGKVCTDHVIGKDFISNTMAKIWRMSKRFVFQEVEKNVFIVTFETHADKNIILKGRPWPFDNMLFPLRHYDGRLQPTQIKFESEIFWLQIQNLPLGKMTKECGEQIGASVGKVLEVDAMDDGVGWGRFLRVKIDMPLSKPIARGRFIHSTDGKLWVPFQYEKLPKICFRCGWLVHDDVVVLKVD; encoded by the coding sequence ATGGAAGATTTGGAAGTTCGTTGGAAACAACTACGCTTCTCTTCAGAGGAGGAGGTAGTCCTCGAGATTCCTgttgaggaagaagaggaagtacTACGTAAAGGCGAACGTAGTCTCATTGGGAAAGTATGCACTGATCATGTCATTGGgaaagattttatttcaaatacgATGGCTAAAATCTGGAGGATGAGCAAAAGATTTGTGTTCCAAGAGGTGGAGAAGAATGTTTTCATAGTAACTTTTGAAACGCATGCAGataagaacataattttaaaaggaaGGCCTTGGCCTTTTGATAATATGTTGTTTCCCCTGCGTCATTATGATGGCAGGCTGCAACCTACTCAGATTAAGTTCGAATCTGAGATCTTCTGGTTACAAATACAAAACCTACCTCTAGGGAAGATGACAAAGGAATGTGGAGAGCAGATAGGTGCCTCTGTTGGCAAGGTTTTAGAGGTGGATGCAATGGATGATGGTGTAGGGTGGGGAAGATTTCTTCGTGTGAAAATTGATATGCCTCTTTCCAAACCTATTGCTCGTGGGAGATTTATTCACTCGACAGATGGGAAGCTATGGGTGCCTTTTCAATATGAGAAACTTCCAAAGATTTGTTTCAGGTGTGGATGGCTGGTTCATGATGATGTGGTTGTTCTAAAAGTGGACTAG
- the LOC121260200 gene encoding protein FAR-RED IMPAIRED RESPONSE 1-like, producing the protein MNKNFYSLVVDAGGFENLQFQEKDCRNFIDKARHLRLGKGGGEALNQYFQRMRDRNDGFVSNMDLDDEGRLRNVFWADARSRAAYEYFGDVVTFDTTYLTNRYGMPFAPFVGVNHHGQSILLGAGLLSNEDTETFVWLFRMWLDCMNGRAPKAMITDQDRAMKSAIAIVFPETRHRYCLWHIMRKLPEKLGSHAQFNGGFSIASLSKVLVINFNGTMVGAEADDDKIVLLLSLVKGKDITELIATGREKLAIIHRADGGAVAHAAAEPKKELEKVEEKEESDEEMCFSLFD; encoded by the exons atgaacaagaatttttattctcttgtcGTTGATGCGGGGGGTTTTGAGAATCTTCAGTTTCAAGAGAAAGATTGTCGGAATTTCATTGACAAGGCTCGACATTTAAGGTTGGGTAAAGGTGGTGGCGAAGCACTTAATCAGTATTTCCAAAGAATGAGAGATCGGAATGATGGGTTCGTTTCTAACATGGACTTGGATGATGAGGGAAGGTTACGAAATGTATTTTGGGCTGATGCTCGGAGTCGAGCGGCGTATGAGTATTTCGGAGACGTAGTAACATTTGATACAACGTACCTAACAAATAGGTACGGGATGCCTTTTGCGCCATTCGTTGGTGTTAATCATCATGGTCAGTCCATATTATTAGGAGCGGGATTGCTTTCAAACGAGGACACTGAAACTTTTGTGTGGTTGTTCCGAATGTGGTTGGATTGTATGAATGGTCGGGCGCCCAAAGCCATGATAACCGACCAAGATCGGGCAATGAAGAGTGCTATTGCCATTGTATTCCCTGAAACTCGTCACAGATATTGTTTATGGCATATAATGCGCAAACTTCCAGAGAAGTTAGGATCTCATGCGCAATTCAATGGTGGTTTTTCCATTGCTTCATTGTCAAAAGTTCTTGTCATTAACTTCAATGGGACAATGG TTGGAGCCGAAGCTGATGATGATAAGATAGTGCTTCTTCTGTCACTGGTCAAGGGCAAAGACATTACAGAACTTATTGCTACTGGGCGGGAGAAGTTGGCCATTAT CCACCGTGCAGATGGTGGTGCTGTTGCTCATGCTGCTGCGGAGCCAAAGAAAGAGCTGGAAAAGGTGGAGGAGAAAGAGGAATCTGATGAA GAAATGTGCTTCAGTCTCTTTGATTAA
- the LOC121260615 gene encoding protein FAR1-RELATED SEQUENCE 5-like translates to MSYHPPPSNPDDLRQEVPPTSIVPTDTTFEQNLGSTSRMTAESCLDADDMVFDINEYLEGTTVVDDDEVRVEAPRSGMEFDSMKDLTAYYKQYAKQEGFGVRTQRTRKDDEGRPVYVTVGCARGGKYNPTNNNISKPRPTTRTDCKARVNATLSKNDKWVFTTVENVHNHITVSPKKIRFLRSHKHLDEYSQRILDLND, encoded by the exons ATGTCCTACCACCCTCCGCCGAGTAATCCAGATGACTTGAGGCAAGAAGTGCCCCCGACGTCAATTGTGCCAACCGATACCACATTTGAACAAAATCTTGGAAGTACATCACGGATGACTGCTGAAAGTTGTCTTGATGCCGATG ACATGGTCTTCGACATAAATGAATATTTAGAGGGTACCACTGTTGTCGATGATGATGAAGTACGAGTTGAAGCACCAAGATCTGGGATGGAATTTGACAGTATGAAAGATCTTACAGCCTACTATAAGCAGTATGCGAAGCAAGAGGGTTTTGGTGTACGGACACAAAGGACTAGGAAAGATGATGAAGGGAGGCCTGTGTACGTGACTGTTGGTTGTGCCCGTGGCGGAAAGTACAATCCTACGAACAATAATATCTCGAAGCCACGACCAACAACTAGAACGGATTGTAAAGCGAGAGTAAATGCGACATTGAGCAAGAATGATAAATGGGTTTTCACCACTGTTGAAAATGTGCACAACCACATAACTGTGAGCCCCAAGAAGATAAGATTCTTGCGATCTCACAAACATCTAGATGAATACAGTCAAAGGATCCTCGACCTAAATGATTGA